The nucleotide sequence ACGTATCCGGGCCGGGTGCTTCGAACGAAGCGGAGTCGCTGACCGCCGACACGGCACCGATGTCCTTCCGCCAGAGCTTCGACGGCCACCAGATCGCCTTGCCGATGTCGTACGAGAGCGCCGGCACCAGGAGAGACCGCACGATGAACGTGTCGAGCAGCACGCCGAAGGCGACGATGAACGCGATCTGCGCGAGGAACAGGATCGGGATGACGCCGAGCGCCGCGAAGGTCGCCGCGAGCACGAGTCCAGCCGACGTGATCACCCCGCCCGTGGCGACGAGTCCGCGAAGGATGCCGGGCCTCGTCCCATGGACGAGCGACTCCTCGCGCACGCGCGACATCAGGAAGATGTTGTAGTCGACGCCGAGCGCCACGAGGAACACGAAGCCGTAGAGGGGCACCGCCGGATCCGCGCCGGGGAAGCCGAACACCTCGTCGAACACGAGCGCGCTCACCCCGAGCGCCGTCGCGAACGACAGGATCACCGTGCCGATGAGCAGAACCGGGGCCAGAAGCGAGCGCAGCAGCAGCATCAGGATCACGAGGATCACCGCGAGGATCACGGGGATGATCACCGTGCGGTCGCGCGTCGACGTGTCGTTGGTGTCGATGTCGGTCGCGGTCTCGCCACCGACGAGCACGGTTCCGGCACCGAGCGTCTCGTCGAGGTCGGCACGGAGCTCGCGCACGGTGTCTTCCGCGGCGACGGAGTCGGCAGCATCCGTCAGCGTCCCGATCACGAGCACGTCGCCCTCGGCGACCGTCGGCTCGGGCGCCGGAGTCCCGGGCGGCCCGACCGCGGTGAACACCGGCTCCCCGTTCTCCATCCCGACCCGCGCCTGCCCCGTGGGAGAGTCCTCGGAGGCGACCGAAACCGATTCCACTCCTTCGGATTCGTCGAGCACGGCGACCGTGTCGGCGATGTCCTCCTCGGGCACGATCACATACACGGGCGATCCGGAGCCGGCCGGGAAATGCTCGGCGAGCACCTCCTGGCCGTCGCGTGCTTCAGAGGAGCCGAGCACGAGGTCGCTCGTCGGCACGCCGTCGGCCTCGAGCTGCGTGATTCCCACGGCACCGGCGAGCAGCACGATCGTGCAGGCGATCCACACGATCCGCGCGTGACGCGCGACGAAGCGGGCCTGCCGTGGCCAGAGGCCCTTGACCGGCTGAGTGCGGTCGTCGGGGAACAACGCGATCGGCGCCTTCGGGATGAAGGGCCAGAAGGCCGCGCGTCCGCACAGCGCGAGGAGCGCCGGCAGGAAGGTCAGGGCCGACAGCATCGAGAACACGATCCCGATGGAGGCGATCGGACCGAGGGCGCGGTTGGTCGCGAGGTCCGAGAGCAGCAGGCACATCAGGCCCGCGGTCACCGTGCCGCCCGAGGCCAGGATCGGCTCGAACGCTCCGCTCCACGCCGAGAGCGCAGCATCCCATCTGTTCATCCCCGTCGCGAGGGATTCGCGGAAGCGGGCGACGTACAACAGGGCGTAATCGGTCGCCGCGCCGATCACGAGGATGAAGAGGATGCCCTGCACCTGGCCGTTCAGCACGACGATCCCCGCATACGCGAGCCACCACACGGTCAGAAGCGCGGCGCACAGCGCGAACATCGACGTCAGCAGCACGAGGACGGGCAGAAGCGGCGAGCGGTAGACGATCACGAGGATCAGGAACACAGCGAGCAGCGCGACGCCGAGGAGGAGCCCGTCGATCCCGAGGAAGCCATCGACGAGATCGGCGGTGAAGCCGGCGGGGCCGGTGACCCAGCCCTCGAGATCGGACGGGAGGTCCTCGGCGACGAGCGAGCGGATCTCCTCCACGGTCGGCCCCACCTCGCCTGACGCGTCGATGGGCACGAAGATCTGCACGGCCTCGCCGTCGTCCGACAGGATCGGCGGAGACGCGTCCGACTGCACGCCGTCGACGCCGACGATGTCGTCGGCGAGGTTCTGCACATCGGCGAGCTCGTCGTCGGAGAGCTCGCCGTCGCCTGTGACCACGACGAGCGCGGGGATGCTGTCACCGCCGAGGAACTCCGCGAGCCTCTCGTTCACCTGCGTCGCATCCGCGCTCTCCGGCAGGAACGAGGAGCGGTCATTGCTCGACACTTCGTCGACCTTGCCGAAGCACGGTCCGCCGATCGATCCGGCCGCGAGCCAGATGAGGACGAGGAGTGCGGGGATGCCGATCCGGAGCCATCCCGAAGGGCGACGGTTCGCATGAGGGGGCCAGGTCATATCGCTAGCTTATCTAGCGAGTTGGGGCCGTGCGACCACTCGGGCTCATTCCTGGCGATCGAGGTCTCTCTGGGCGCTCCTATGCTGGGTCGCGATGCTCTCCGCCGCCATCGCCCTCGTGGGCGCCATCGTGTACGGCTCTGCGGACTTCCTGGGCGGCCTCGCGGCCCGGCGCCTGCGCTCGATCGTGGTGACGGCCGTCGCCGCGGTCTCGGGACTCGGTGCCCTGCTCGTCACTCAGCCGCTTTTCGGCGGCGTCTGGTCGGCGTCCGACGTGGCGTGGGGCGTGCTCGGCGGCATCTTCAGCGTGGTCGCGATCGCGTTGCTGTACGCGTGCCTTGCGATCGGCCCGATGAGCATCCTGTCGCCGCTGACCGCCGTCGTGTCGGCCATCGCACCGATGCTCTGGGGGCTGCTTGTGAACAACGATGCGCTGGCGCCGATCGGCTACGCAGGACTCGGTGTGGCGCTCGTCGCTGTCGTGCTCGTGGGCTTCATCCCCGGCGAGAGGATCGTCCGGCCGAGCACCCAAGGCCTCGCGATGGCCGTCGGGGCGGGCCTTGCGATCGGCGCGTTCCTCATCGTGCTCGATCGGACCTCCGCCGCCAGCGGCCTCGTGCCGCTGGTGACGAGCCGCGCGACCAGCGGTGTCGTGACGCTCGCCATCGTGGGCGTGCTGGCCTTCGCGGCCCTCCGGCGCGGCGATCGCGCGCGGTCGGTGCTCGAAGTCGCAGGACTCCCGCTCGGCGCCGCACCCAGCGGGCACGCCGACCTCGAGCATGCCACGACGGGGGTCGGGCGCGTCATCGCGACGACTCGTCAGGCCTGGTGGCTGGCGATCGCGTGCGGGATCGCGGATGCCGCCGCCAACGCCCTCGCCCTCTTCGCGCTGCGGACGGGCGACCTGGCCGTGGTGTCGGCGCTCACCGCGCTCTACCCCGCCGGCACGATCCTGCTCGCGGCGATCGTGCTGCGGGAGCGGGTCGCGGCGGTGCAGTGGGTGGGCCTCGGCCTCGCCCTGGTCGCCGGCGGCATGCTGGCCCTCGCATAAAGCCGAAGGCCCCGCCAGCGAGTCAGCGGATCAGCCGCGCACGAACAGCATCACGAGCGACGTGACGAGCGCCACCACGCCGAGCGCGAGCATCCCGATCGCCAGGCGGGCGACGGCGCGCACCGCCGGGGAGCCCTGGGTCAGCCGCATCCGATTCCGCGATCCGCGGCGCACGAAGATGTCGGCCATGTCCGCGTCGCCGATGTGGTGATCCTGCTCGTGGGTGAGGTGCGCTTCGCCGACGCCGCCGTCCTCGTCGAACCAGCGGACGAGCCGGCCGTTCGGGCCGCTCTCGACGACCGCGCGCACCGGCAGCCAGGTGCCGTCGAAGAGGTACATGATGAGCGCGATCCCCGCGAGGAGGGCCCCCACACCGAATCCGATCCACGAGAAGATCTCGGCGAGGGCGTCGATCGCCTGAGACACCGCATCACCGTCCTTCGGATACGGAAAACGGCCGCTGTCCGCGGCCGTTCCGGTTCTGAGCCACCTAAGGGAATCGAACCCTTGACCTAATCATTACGAGTGATTCGCTCTGCCGACTGAGCTAAGGTGGCCGGCCTCGCTTGCGCGACGCACAAGCAACGATCTTACAGGGTCACGGCGGTGCTCGCGAACCACGGCGGCCGAGGCCCCGTCGAGATCGACGGCCGCGACATCACGCACCTGCGCTAGCGCGAACTGCTCGGCGACATCGGCATGATCTTCCAGCCGTTTCGGCCTCGTCGACTCCCCGACGATCGCGAAGAACATCGCGTACCCGCTCGAGGTCGCGCGTCGTCCGCGGGCCGAGACCTGCGCGCGTCGAAGAGCTCCCACGGGCCGAGGCATCCGCTCTCCTCATGTCGCGGGTCACTCGCAGCGGAGGCCGTCCTGCGGGGGCGTGCCGTCGAGCAGATAGGTCTCGACGGCGGAGTCGACGCACGCGTTGCCCTTGTTGTAACCGGTGTGACCCTCGCCGACCCGCGTCACCAGCACGCCGGAGGAGAGCTGCTCGGCCAGCGACACCGACCACTCGTACGGTGTGGCCGGGTCGTTCGTCGTACCCACGACGACGATGGGCGCTGCGCCGTCGGCGGTGATGCGCGCGCGCACGCCGGTGGGCGGGTGGGGCCAGACCTCGCACGGATCGGGGCCCTGCCAGTAGGGGGCCACGGTCGGGGCCTCCGCCTCGAGGAGAGCCGTCGCGTCTGCCTGCTCCTGTTCGGTCGCATCGACCGGGTAGTCCATGCAGTTGTAGGCGCGGAACGCCTCGGTCTGGTTGTCGAGGTAGATGCCGTCCTGGCGGTTGTTGTAGAAGTCGGCGAGCTGGAAGGCGATCTCGGCGTTGCCCTGCAGGACGTCGGCGAGCGCCGTCGTGAGGTAGCTCCAGCTGTCCTGCGAGTAGAGGGCGGCGACGATGGCGGTCATCAGAGAGTCCGCGCCCAGCGTGCGGCCGTCCGCGTTCGGGATGGGGTCGCGGTCGACGCTGGCCAGAAGTGCACCCAGGTCGGCCATCGCCTCATCGACAGTGCCGCGGAAGGGGCACTCGTCGTCGGTCAGGCAGTCAGCCATGTACGCGCGCAGTGCCGACTCGAAGCCGACGCCCTGGGTGATCCCGACATCCAGCCCGGAGACGGACGGGTCGATCGCACCGTCGAGCACGAGTCGTCCCACCTTCTGGGGGAACAGTTTCGCGTAGGTCGCGCCGAGGAACGTGCCGTACGAGTAGCCGAGGTAGTTCAGCTCGGTGTCGCCGAGCACCGCACGCAACAGGTCCATGTCGCGGGCGGCGTTCTCTGTCGTGATGTACGGAAGGATGCCGTCGCTGTTCTCGCCGCAGGCTTCGCCGAACTCCCTGTGTCGTTCGAGGAGCTCGTCCGTCCACGCATCGGTTCCCCGAGCGTTCGCGGGAATGTCGTAGAGGTAGGCGTCCATGTCGGCCGCGTCGTAGCACGTCACCGAGGTCGACTCACCGACACCGCGCGGATCGAAGCCGATGACATCGAACTGTTGACGCACCGGCTCGCTCACCGCGAACGAGACCGAGTCTCGGATCAGCGCCACACCGCTCGCGCCCGGACCGCCCGGGTTGGTCAGCAGAGATCCGAGGGGATCGTCGGTGCCCTCGGCGCGGCTGCGGATGACGGACAGCTCGATGTCGCCCTTCGTCGGGTCGGCCCAGTCCAGCGGCGCCGTCACCGTCGTGCAGTCGAAGGTCTCGTTGCAGCCCGACCAGTCGAGCTTCTGCTCGTAGTACGGCAGCAGGTTCTCGGCGACGCCGTCCGTATCCGCCGCCTTGCTCGAGGACGGCCGGGGCGACGCGTCCGGGATCATCGCCGACAGGCAGCCGCTGAGGATGACGGATGCGGCGACGAGGCCTGCGACGACGGCTGCCGCGCGACTCCGTCGGCGGGGGCGGGTCGGGTTCACGGGATCCTTCCGCTCGCGACGGTGACGAGCATGCTCTCGAGCGCCAGAGCGGGCGCGGCGTTCAATTCGAGGTTCTCGCGCGTGACGCCGATGCGGTCGACGACCGTCAGCGTGCGCTCGGGCGTCCACGCGGCCGCGAGGGCGCGCAGGTCGGGCTCGAGCTCGCGATTGATGAGGTCGGTGTCGCGGCCGAACTGCAGCAGCAGCACGTCGCGGAACATCGACTCGAGGTCGGTGAGCACGCGGTCGATGCCGTCGCGCAGGCTGCGCGTGGCGCGACGCTTCTGCTCGTCCTCGAGGGCCGAGAGCTGCGAGCGCACGGCGGGCGGGATCGCGCCGCCCTCGGCGATGCCGAGCGTGCGCAGGAGACCGGCGCGCTCCGCTTCGTCGCGCTCCGCGGTGAGCGCCTTCGCGTCGTCGGTGGCGGCGGCGACGATCGCGCCGGCGACCTCCACCGCGTCGCCCACGCCGCGTACCGCGAGCACGCCGCGCAGCGTGGCGTCGCGACGTGCGCGGGCCGCAGCATCCGTCGCGAGCCGCTGCGCCATGCCGATGTGGCGCTGCGCGTGGCGAGCGGACTGCTCGGCGATCGCCGGATCGACGCCGCTTCGCCGCACGATGAGCTCGGCGACGTCGGCGACGTCGGGCTCGCGAAGGCGCAGCGTGCGCACGCGAGAACGGATCGTCGGCAGGAGGTCGGCCTCACTCGGCGCGCACAGCACCCAGACGGTGCGCTCGGGCGGCTCTTCGAGCGCCTTCAGCAGCACGTTCGACGTGCGCTCGGCCATGCGGTCGGCGTCTTCCATGACGATGACGCGGTAGCGCCCGAGCGACGGCGCGAAATACGACCGCTCGACGAGGGCGCGGGCGTCCTTGATGGAGATGATGACGCCCTCGGTGCGCAGCGCCGTCAGGTCGGGGTGGGTGCCGGCGAGCACCTGGTGCATCGTGCGCTCGTCACCGGGCTCGGCGATGAGAGCTGCCGCGAAGGCGTGGGCGAGCGTGGACCGACCGGAGCCGGGAGGGCCGGTGATGAGCCACGCATGGGTCATCGACGCGGGATCGGATGCTGCTTGCGTGAGCGCGGCCACGGCGTCGGGCTGTCCCCACACGTCGCCCCAGGGGAATGCCTTGTCGTCCGTCACGGGAGACGCCCCAGCGACAGCGGCGACCGGCTCCATGCCGACCAGCCTAACCGTGGCGCCGGACACCCGCTGTGCGTACGCCGAGCGTTCGCTTCATGCGAGCAGCCGCTCCACACGCGCCCGCACGGCCGCGGCGAGATCGGCGGGCGGCAACGCCGCGTCGAGGACGAGGAAGCGCCCGGGCTCGGCGGCGGCGAGCGCCAGGAACTCCTCCCGCACCCG is from Microbacterium sp. LWH3-1.2 and encodes:
- a CDS encoding alpha/beta hydrolase gives rise to the protein MNPTRPRRRSRAAAVVAGLVAASVILSGCLSAMIPDASPRPSSSKAADTDGVAENLLPYYEQKLDWSGCNETFDCTTVTAPLDWADPTKGDIELSVIRSRAEGTDDPLGSLLTNPGGPGASGVALIRDSVSFAVSEPVRQQFDVIGFDPRGVGESTSVTCYDAADMDAYLYDIPANARGTDAWTDELLERHREFGEACGENSDGILPYITTENAARDMDLLRAVLGDTELNYLGYSYGTFLGATYAKLFPQKVGRLVLDGAIDPSVSGLDVGITQGVGFESALRAYMADCLTDDECPFRGTVDEAMADLGALLASVDRDPIPNADGRTLGADSLMTAIVAALYSQDSWSYLTTALADVLQGNAEIAFQLADFYNNRQDGIYLDNQTEAFRAYNCMDYPVDATEQEQADATALLEAEAPTVAPYWQGPDPCEVWPHPPTGVRARITADGAAPIVVVGTTNDPATPYEWSVSLAEQLSSGVLVTRVGEGHTGYNKGNACVDSAVETYLLDGTPPQDGLRCE
- a CDS encoding MMPL family transporter; amino-acid sequence: MTWPPHANRRPSGWLRIGIPALLVLIWLAAGSIGGPCFGKVDEVSSNDRSSFLPESADATQVNERLAEFLGGDSIPALVVVTGDGELSDDELADVQNLADDIVGVDGVQSDASPPILSDDGEAVQIFVPIDASGEVGPTVEEIRSLVAEDLPSDLEGWVTGPAGFTADLVDGFLGIDGLLLGVALLAVFLILVIVYRSPLLPVLVLLTSMFALCAALLTVWWLAYAGIVVLNGQVQGILFILVIGAATDYALLYVARFRESLATGMNRWDAALSAWSGAFEPILASGGTVTAGLMCLLLSDLATNRALGPIASIGIVFSMLSALTFLPALLALCGRAAFWPFIPKAPIALFPDDRTQPVKGLWPRQARFVARHARIVWIACTIVLLAGAVGITQLEADGVPTSDLVLGSSEARDGQEVLAEHFPAGSGSPVYVIVPEEDIADTVAVLDESEGVESVSVASEDSPTGQARVGMENGEPVFTAVGPPGTPAPEPTVAEGDVLVIGTLTDAADSVAAEDTVRELRADLDETLGAGTVLVGGETATDIDTNDTSTRDRTVIIPVILAVILVILMLLLRSLLAPVLLIGTVILSFATALGVSALVFDEVFGFPGADPAVPLYGFVFLVALGVDYNIFLMSRVREESLVHGTRPGILRGLVATGGVITSAGLVLAATFAALGVIPILFLAQIAFIVAFGVLLDTFIVRSLLVPALSYDIGKAIWWPSKLWRKDIGAVSAVSDSASFEAPGPDTWRPAEPGGAAAHDAPVPAETDPQLVAGDGHPLTREEYRRTLEP
- a CDS encoding EamA family transporter gives rise to the protein MLSAAIALVGAIVYGSADFLGGLAARRLRSIVVTAVAAVSGLGALLVTQPLFGGVWSASDVAWGVLGGIFSVVAIALLYACLAIGPMSILSPLTAVVSAIAPMLWGLLVNNDALAPIGYAGLGVALVAVVLVGFIPGERIVRPSTQGLAMAVGAGLAIGAFLIVLDRTSAASGLVPLVTSRATSGVVTLAIVGVLAFAALRRGDRARSVLEVAGLPLGAAPSGHADLEHATTGVGRVIATTRQAWWLAIACGIADAAANALALFALRTGDLAVVSALTALYPAGTILLAAIVLRERVAAVQWVGLGLALVAGGMLALA
- a CDS encoding DNA polymerase III subunit delta', with the translated sequence MEPVAAVAGASPVTDDKAFPWGDVWGQPDAVAALTQAASDPASMTHAWLITGPPGSGRSTLAHAFAAALIAEPGDERTMHQVLAGTHPDLTALRTEGVIISIKDARALVERSYFAPSLGRYRVIVMEDADRMAERTSNVLLKALEEPPERTVWVLCAPSEADLLPTIRSRVRTLRLREPDVADVAELIVRRSGVDPAIAEQSARHAQRHIGMAQRLATDAAARARRDATLRGVLAVRGVGDAVEVAGAIVAAATDDAKALTAERDEAERAGLLRTLGIAEGGAIPPAVRSQLSALEDEQKRRATRSLRDGIDRVLTDLESMFRDVLLLQFGRDTDLINRELEPDLRALAAAWTPERTLTVVDRIGVTRENLELNAAPALALESMLVTVASGRIP